The following coding sequences lie in one Mus musculus strain C57BL/6J chromosome 11, GRCm38.p6 C57BL/6J genomic window:
- the B9d1 gene encoding B9 domain-containing protein 1 isoform 1 precursor (isoform 1 precursor is encoded by transcript variant 1), whose product MAAASPSVFLLMITGQVESAQFPEYDDLYCKYCFVYGQDWAPTAGLEEGISQIASKSQDVRQALVWNFPIDVTFKSTNPYGWPQIVLSVYGPDVFGNDVVRGYGAVHVPLSPGRHKRTIPMFVPESTSTLQKFTSWFMGRRPEYTDPKVVAQGEGREVTRVRSQGFVTLLFNVVTKDMKKLGYDTGPVDTQGVLGPSLPQGNPQ is encoded by the exons ATGGCTGCAGCAAGTCCCAGCGTCTTCCTGCTCATGATCACCGGGCAGGTAGAGAGCGCACAG tttccaGAGTATGATGACCTCTACTGCAAGTACTGCTTTGTGTATGGCCAGGACTGGGCCCCAACAGCG GGTCTGGAGGAGGGGATCTCACAGATAGCATCTAAGAGCCAAGATGTACGGCAAGCACTGGTGTGGAACTTCCCCATCGATGTGACCTTTAAAAGTACCAACCCCTATGGCT GGCCACAGATTGTACTCAGTGTCTATGGGCCGGATGTGTTTGGGAATGATGTCGTCCGAGGCTATGGAGCAGTGCATGTGCCCCTCTCTCCAGGACG GCACAAAAGGACCATCCCCATGTTTGTGCCAGAGTCTACATCTACACTACAGAAGTTCACAAG CTGGTTCATGGGACGGCGACCCGAGTACACAGACCCCAAGGTGGTGGCCCAGGGTGAAGGCCGGGAAG TGACTCGTGTTCGCTCTCAGGGATTTGTTACCCTCCTCTTCAATGTGGTGACCAAGGACATGAAGAAGCTGGGCTATGATACTGGGCCTGTGGACACACAAGGAGTCCTGGGTCCTAGCCTGCCACAGGGCAACCCACAATAA
- the B9d1 gene encoding B9 domain-containing protein 1 isoform 2 precursor (isoform 2 precursor is encoded by transcript variant 2) — translation MAAASPSVFLLMITGQVESAQFPEYDDLYCKYCFVYGQDWAPTAGLEEGISQIASKSQDVRQALVWNFPIDVTFKSTNPYGCTKGPSPCLCQSLHLHYRSSQAGSWDGDPSTQTPRWWPRVKAGK, via the exons ATGGCTGCAGCAAGTCCCAGCGTCTTCCTGCTCATGATCACCGGGCAGGTAGAGAGCGCACAG tttccaGAGTATGATGACCTCTACTGCAAGTACTGCTTTGTGTATGGCCAGGACTGGGCCCCAACAGCG GGTCTGGAGGAGGGGATCTCACAGATAGCATCTAAGAGCCAAGATGTACGGCAAGCACTGGTGTGGAACTTCCCCATCGATGTGACCTTTAAAAGTACCAACCCCTATGGCT GCACAAAAGGACCATCCCCATGTTTGTGCCAGAGTCTACATCTACACTACAGAAGTTCACAAG CTGGTTCATGGGACGGCGACCCGAGTACACAGACCCCAAGGTGGTGGCCCAGGGTGAAGGCCGGGAAG TGA
- the B9d1 gene encoding B9 domain-containing protein 1 isoform 3 precursor (isoform 3 precursor is encoded by transcript variant 3), with the protein MAAASPSVFLLMITGQVESAQFPEYDDLYCKYCFVYGQDWAPTAGHRLYSVSMGRMCLGMMSSEAMEQCMCPSLQDGTKGPSPCLCQSLHLHYRSSQAGSWDGDPSTQTPRWWPRVKAGK; encoded by the exons ATGGCTGCAGCAAGTCCCAGCGTCTTCCTGCTCATGATCACCGGGCAGGTAGAGAGCGCACAG tttccaGAGTATGATGACCTCTACTGCAAGTACTGCTTTGTGTATGGCCAGGACTGGGCCCCAACAGCG GGCCACAGATTGTACTCAGTGTCTATGGGCCGGATGTGTTTGGGAATGATGTCGTCCGAGGCTATGGAGCAGTGCATGTGCCCCTCTCTCCAGGACG GCACAAAAGGACCATCCCCATGTTTGTGCCAGAGTCTACATCTACACTACAGAAGTTCACAAG CTGGTTCATGGGACGGCGACCCGAGTACACAGACCCCAAGGTGGTGGCCCAGGGTGAAGGCCGGGAAG TGA
- the B9d1 gene encoding B9 domain-containing protein 1 isoform X1 codes for MMTSTASTALCMARTGPQQRHKRTIPMFVPESTSTLQKFTSWFMGRRPEYTDPKVVAQGEGREVTRVRSQGFVTLLFNVVTKDMKKLGYDTGPVDTQGVLGPSLPQGNPQ; via the exons ATGATGACCTCTACTGCAAGTACTGCTTTGTGTATGGCCAGGACTGGGCCCCAACAGCG GCACAAAAGGACCATCCCCATGTTTGTGCCAGAGTCTACATCTACACTACAGAAGTTCACAAG CTGGTTCATGGGACGGCGACCCGAGTACACAGACCCCAAGGTGGTGGCCCAGGGTGAAGGCCGGGAAG TGACTCGTGTTCGCTCTCAGGGATTTGTTACCCTCCTCTTCAATGTGGTGACCAAGGACATGAAGAAGCTGGGCTATGATACTGGGCCTGTGGACACACAAGGAGTCCTGGGTCCTAGCCTGCCACAGGGCAACCCACAATAA